From the genome of Edaphobacter dinghuensis, one region includes:
- a CDS encoding TonB-dependent receptor, giving the protein MSVVKAIFCFVLFAIGAVLPFVCVAQGGNAGAVTGVVLAPNGSPVAGATVTISAPDAPARIVKSADDGTFLLRDLSSGDYTVKTTSPSFVSDVESVSVAVGRMTRLSVHLAIVGAQQSVNVTAAPVTFDTSQTSSVVNIDRDRVEELPIPSRNYLTFVLLSPQAAPANPALQQQGGTASGGNFSFGGLRPGSNAIYLDGVNDNDEFTGSSRTQLSPEAISDFQIVNHGFAAQSGGGAGGSIDVQTRTGVNRIHGDAFTFVQNGALNGTPSLGLNPHKPDENRVRAGVALGGPIQRDKTFYYVAAEQEMARGEDTNDLNPSTIGIINSSIRKYPPLGNLSLQSGFFPTTDQETELSGRIDRTMTAREAIMLRYAFTNGRNVNDAFNTDELTDRTARGSSFVADNSLNGTLSSTLTESVLNKLNFELAQRRAVERTGQSVGPGILVSGTALFGTPSSGNDKRFETHTEFADTVALQLRQHFVQFGARADHVALRTEMPDGSQGLFVFGNLAALQNGTPDFFTQSFGNFNTNLGEIRFAGFAQDHWVAFPSLTLDYGLRYEYNRLPSSFPQDALNFSPRFGAAWTPLKTVIIRSGFGIFYDRFQLSTINRISEFDGTRASMQIVEDTDAVNLYQSGRIPSVPLVGVAPSIWKAQPGLRNPYSEVASLSVEKSLPWQTTLTGEYQFVHGVHLGRSSNVNLAAPVILTASNAASLGVSSPTSQQLGRLVFTKDRLDASYDAVNQFATSAGSSYNGTTITLNRQFQDDLQIMAGYTYSKTIDDASYDLEQPQNPYAIGDERALSLMDQRHRFTLSGLWLIGPDLGDPADAVKNANPGPIMKALTGLEFAPIISIASGFRSNPVTGLDSNREHIFPFAVRPDGFNRNALATPVNVDVDLRVLKMVPLYQGHLDVVAESFNLLNHRNVSLLNTAFGSNATPASGFGGPIATSTARRVQFSLDYEF; this is encoded by the coding sequence ATGTCTGTTGTCAAAGCCATATTCTGTTTTGTGCTGTTCGCTATTGGGGCAGTGTTGCCGTTTGTATGTGTTGCCCAGGGGGGCAATGCCGGAGCCGTTACCGGAGTTGTCCTCGCACCTAACGGCAGCCCGGTAGCGGGTGCTACTGTGACCATATCTGCGCCCGATGCTCCAGCTCGTATCGTCAAAAGTGCTGACGACGGAACATTTCTCCTTCGCGATCTGTCGAGCGGCGACTATACCGTCAAAACTACATCGCCATCGTTTGTATCCGATGTAGAGTCTGTATCTGTTGCAGTCGGTCGCATGACCCGCCTTTCGGTTCATCTCGCCATCGTCGGCGCACAGCAGAGTGTCAATGTAACTGCCGCTCCGGTAACCTTCGACACCTCGCAGACCTCCTCAGTGGTCAATATCGATCGTGATCGTGTAGAGGAGCTTCCCATTCCAAGCCGCAACTATCTGACTTTTGTTCTTCTTTCTCCGCAGGCGGCTCCAGCCAATCCTGCGCTGCAACAGCAAGGCGGAACGGCGAGTGGTGGCAACTTCAGCTTCGGCGGTCTGCGACCGGGGAGCAATGCGATCTATTTGGATGGAGTTAACGACAATGACGAATTCACCGGTAGTAGTCGAACACAGCTCTCGCCTGAGGCTATCAGCGATTTCCAGATCGTCAATCACGGGTTCGCCGCACAATCAGGCGGAGGTGCCGGTGGCTCCATTGACGTTCAAACACGAACCGGTGTGAATCGTATCCACGGCGATGCGTTTACCTTTGTTCAGAACGGAGCCTTGAATGGCACGCCGTCGTTAGGATTGAATCCGCACAAGCCGGATGAGAACCGTGTTCGCGCCGGTGTCGCGCTCGGTGGACCGATCCAACGCGACAAGACCTTCTACTATGTTGCTGCTGAACAGGAGATGGCCCGAGGAGAAGACACCAATGATCTGAACCCTTCTACGATCGGGATAATCAACTCGTCCATACGAAAGTATCCACCTCTTGGCAATCTCAGCTTGCAGTCCGGCTTCTTTCCCACAACCGATCAGGAAACGGAGCTGTCGGGGCGCATCGACCGTACGATGACGGCACGCGAGGCCATCATGCTACGGTATGCCTTCACAAATGGCCGCAACGTCAACGATGCCTTTAATACGGATGAGCTTACAGACCGGACGGCCCGCGGTTCATCCTTCGTAGCTGACAACAGCCTCAACGGGACACTCTCGTCAACACTAACTGAAAGCGTTTTGAATAAGCTGAATTTCGAGTTGGCACAGCGGCGAGCTGTGGAGCGCACAGGGCAATCTGTCGGGCCAGGCATTCTCGTTTCTGGTACGGCTCTGTTTGGTACTCCATCCTCAGGAAACGATAAACGCTTCGAGACGCACACCGAGTTTGCCGATACGGTTGCGCTGCAATTGCGTCAGCATTTTGTGCAGTTCGGCGCACGAGCCGACCACGTTGCGCTGCGAACAGAGATGCCAGACGGCTCGCAAGGATTGTTCGTCTTCGGCAACCTCGCTGCTCTTCAGAACGGCACTCCTGATTTTTTCACGCAATCGTTTGGCAACTTCAACACCAACCTGGGCGAGATCCGGTTCGCTGGGTTTGCCCAGGACCATTGGGTGGCCTTTCCATCGCTTACCCTCGACTATGGCCTCCGCTATGAGTACAACCGGCTGCCTTCGTCGTTTCCGCAGGATGCCCTCAACTTCAGCCCGCGGTTTGGTGCGGCATGGACTCCTCTAAAAACGGTCATTATTCGCAGCGGCTTCGGCATCTTTTATGATCGTTTCCAACTTTCGACCATTAATCGTATTTCCGAATTCGATGGCACGCGCGCTTCCATGCAAATTGTGGAGGATACCGATGCCGTCAATCTCTATCAGAGTGGACGCATTCCTTCCGTTCCTCTCGTCGGTGTAGCACCGAGTATATGGAAGGCTCAACCTGGTCTTCGCAATCCTTACAGTGAAGTTGCCTCTCTGAGTGTTGAGAAATCGCTGCCGTGGCAGACGACTCTCACGGGAGAGTATCAGTTTGTGCATGGTGTCCATCTTGGACGCTCGAGTAATGTCAACCTCGCTGCGCCAGTCATTCTCACAGCCTCGAATGCAGCATCCCTCGGTGTCTCTTCGCCGACATCACAGCAACTGGGGCGTCTGGTCTTTACCAAGGACCGTCTCGATGCAAGCTATGACGCTGTAAATCAGTTCGCTACATCAGCTGGCTCGTCATACAACGGGACCACGATCACGCTGAATCGTCAGTTCCAGGATGATTTGCAGATTATGGCAGGTTACACCTATTCCAAGACAATTGATGATGCAAGCTATGATCTCGAACAACCGCAGAACCCTTACGCCATTGGCGACGAACGCGCATTGTCTCTTATGGACCAACGCCACCGTTTTACATTAAGCGGCCTGTGGCTCATTGGTCCTGACTTGGGCGATCCGGCGGACGCTGTAAAGAACGCGAATCCCGGTCCAATAATGAAGGCGCTTACCGGCTTGGAATTTGCGCCAATCATCAGCATTGCGAGTGGGTTCCGTTCTAATCCAGTGACTGGTCTGGATAGCAACAGGGAACACATCTTTCCATTTGCTGTGCGACCTGATGGCTTCAATCGAAATGCTCTGGCAACCCCCGTCAACGTCGATGTCGATCTGCGCGTGCTTAAGATGGTCCCGTTGTACCAGGGGCATCTCGACGTTGTTGCAGAATCCTTTAATCTGCTAAACCACCGTAATGTGTCGCTCTTGAATACGGCATTTGGCTCAAACGCAACTCCCGCATCCGGGTTTGGCGGGCCCATCGCGACATCGACAGCGCGGAGAGTTCAGTTCTCTCTCGATTATGAGTTCTGA
- a CDS encoding BON domain-containing protein yields the protein MQQSKYLQVSGLLIGFLLATGGAGVAQEKAAVVPDAQVEANVLKALANTPQLADQSISTTTVYGQVTLTGTVRDEASRDMAETVTSNTPGVKKVIDQLAIGATAADNASGDTAGQDQDAAAEGTGPQLQSDGTYSNSPNQQQPTEQQQGDMGAAGQPPAGPNESPQYGPAGPPPDVNPQYGPAGPPHQEGQNQPQRPYRQPYNPAYGQAPPPPYARPYPAQRGGEAVVVPGGTLLRVRVNEGMDSKNTALGTVFDGVVINDVVAGNAVAIPRGTSVQGKVVDVHNAGSLKGKGELALQLTQITLGGQTYPVVSDAWSHQGADKTGQTVGNAVGLGAFGALIGAVAGGGPGALIGAGVGGAAGVGASAASGRGEAVVPAEAILNFRLTQQVPLTTVSQEEMNRLASGVQPAQQLHRRPPPPPPYYYYGPAYYPY from the coding sequence ATGCAGCAGTCGAAATATCTTCAAGTATCGGGACTTTTAATAGGCTTTCTGCTTGCCACCGGTGGGGCCGGAGTCGCCCAGGAGAAGGCGGCAGTAGTTCCTGATGCACAGGTTGAAGCCAACGTTTTGAAGGCGTTAGCCAATACACCTCAGCTAGCGGATCAATCTATTAGTACGACGACTGTTTATGGCCAGGTAACCTTGACCGGCACCGTGCGGGATGAAGCCTCTCGAGATATGGCCGAGACAGTGACATCGAATACTCCTGGGGTAAAGAAGGTCATCGACCAATTGGCGATCGGTGCAACCGCAGCCGACAACGCCTCAGGAGATACTGCCGGACAAGATCAAGACGCTGCCGCCGAAGGCACGGGGCCACAGCTTCAGTCCGATGGAACATATTCCAACTCCCCTAACCAGCAGCAACCGACAGAACAACAACAAGGGGACATGGGCGCCGCGGGACAACCACCGGCTGGCCCAAATGAGTCACCTCAGTATGGCCCTGCAGGTCCTCCTCCAGATGTAAATCCCCAATATGGTCCTGCTGGACCTCCCCATCAAGAAGGACAGAATCAGCCTCAGCGTCCGTATCGTCAACCTTACAATCCGGCTTATGGCCAAGCACCTCCCCCTCCCTACGCTCGGCCCTACCCTGCGCAGCGTGGCGGCGAAGCAGTGGTCGTTCCTGGCGGAACATTACTACGCGTACGCGTAAATGAGGGAATGGACAGCAAGAACACTGCGCTTGGAACAGTATTTGACGGAGTTGTGATCAACGATGTCGTCGCAGGAAATGCAGTGGCAATTCCGCGAGGAACTTCGGTGCAAGGCAAGGTTGTCGATGTACACAACGCCGGGTCACTTAAGGGCAAGGGAGAGTTGGCGCTGCAACTGACGCAGATAACTCTTGGCGGCCAAACTTATCCCGTCGTCTCCGATGCATGGAGCCATCAAGGCGCAGATAAAACCGGACAGACGGTTGGCAATGCTGTTGGACTGGGAGCGTTCGGCGCGTTGATTGGAGCAGTAGCAGGTGGCGGTCCCGGAGCCTTGATTGGCGCTGGCGTCGGTGGAGCTGCGGGCGTTGGTGCATCAGCAGCCTCGGGGCGCGGCGAAGCGGTTGTTCCGGCAGAGGCGATCTTAAACTTTAGGCTGACTCAGCAAGTGCCTCTAACAACGGTATCGCAAGAGGAGATGAACCGACTGGCTAGCGGTGTTCAACCGGCACAGCAGTTGCACCGACGTCCTCCTCCGCCCCCGCCCTACTACTATTACGGGCCGGCCTATTATCCCTACTAG
- a CDS encoding Gfo/Idh/MocA family protein has product MSDAFAHTSSSLLEIIAQVQPPRPKRIRPIVIIGAGGIVRSAHLPAYKKAGFPVVGIMDASSEKAAELALAEGITHSFASIAETLRFAPKDCVFDIAVPASQLFSIMQELPQGAVVLMQKPMGETLEEARAIRDICRNKGFTAAVNFSLRYSPNNLAVQALASNGLLGEIHDIEVQTRTYTPWHLWTFLSTAPRLEILYHSIHYFDLIRSWLGNPHSVYARTVKHPLSANLAATRTTAILDYGDSKRVFVTTNHGHNFGSAHQHSYVQWEGLTGAARISMGVNLDYPKGKPDTLEYAARGNMAATWQTLPVSGNNFPDAFMGTMGALQAFAEGSIATLPSHFEDAFQTMALVEALYQSSERSGYPIAYTD; this is encoded by the coding sequence ATGTCCGACGCCTTTGCTCACACCAGCTCTTCCCTGCTTGAGATCATTGCCCAGGTACAGCCACCACGACCGAAACGCATTCGTCCTATTGTGATCATCGGTGCAGGAGGCATTGTGCGTTCAGCGCATTTGCCTGCTTATAAAAAAGCCGGCTTCCCTGTCGTTGGCATAATGGACGCATCTTCAGAAAAGGCAGCAGAGCTGGCTTTAGCAGAGGGTATTACGCACTCGTTCGCATCCATTGCCGAAACGCTCCGCTTTGCGCCGAAAGACTGTGTCTTCGATATCGCTGTGCCTGCTTCGCAACTTTTCTCCATCATGCAAGAGCTTCCGCAAGGTGCTGTTGTCCTGATGCAAAAGCCTATGGGTGAAACGCTCGAAGAAGCACGTGCCATCCGTGACATTTGTCGAAACAAAGGCTTCACTGCGGCAGTCAATTTTTCGTTACGCTACTCCCCCAACAATCTCGCAGTTCAAGCGCTCGCCAGCAATGGCTTGCTCGGAGAGATCCACGACATCGAGGTACAGACACGCACTTACACTCCCTGGCATCTCTGGACCTTTCTTTCTACCGCTCCGCGCCTTGAAATTCTTTATCACAGCATTCATTACTTTGATCTCATACGATCATGGTTGGGGAATCCGCACAGCGTGTATGCACGCACAGTTAAGCATCCTCTCTCCGCAAATCTTGCAGCCACTCGGACAACCGCCATACTCGACTATGGTGACTCGAAACGTGTTTTTGTCACGACCAACCATGGTCACAACTTCGGCTCGGCACATCAACACAGTTATGTGCAGTGGGAAGGACTTACAGGAGCAGCCCGCATTTCAATGGGAGTCAATCTGGACTATCCCAAAGGCAAACCCGATACGCTCGAGTACGCCGCACGCGGAAATATGGCAGCCACATGGCAGACATTACCAGTCAGCGGCAACAACTTTCCCGATGCATTCATGGGAACGATGGGAGCGTTGCAAGCCTTCGCTGAGGGGTCAATCGCGACATTGCCCTCTCACTTTGAAGATGCCTTCCAGACCATGGCCCTTGTCGAAGCGCTTTATCAATCCAGTGAGCGAAGTGGCTATCCTATCGCTTACACAGACTGA
- a CDS encoding L-rhamnose/proton symporter RhaT, protein MSGLVLQGIGLTMVAGAMSGNCMLPMKFTRRWENVWLVFSLMSLLVLPWALALVHVDHLFDIYLAVPLSTMYAPILFGAGWGIAQILFGICILRLGMGVGYAVIVGLGAVLGTLVPLWMGQRKLVSGTALAEIFAGVVVMVLGIVLTAWGGQLREYGSRNGENDLPRQQGYATAVLLAVLCGLLAPMLNYAFAFGQGLATAAVRVGNTPVSAAYAVWPIALLGGLVPNVGYSLYLLRRNKSWKGFTSDSSDVWWATLMAILWMGAFALYGVSSVYLGALGTSIGWGLFQIFMILTATISGLLAAEWKGASRTSVTLLGAGTAALIGATVLLSMGGR, encoded by the coding sequence ATGAGCGGGCTTGTGCTGCAGGGAATTGGGCTGACGATGGTAGCGGGGGCGATGTCAGGCAATTGCATGCTGCCCATGAAGTTTACGCGGCGATGGGAGAATGTGTGGCTGGTGTTCAGCCTGATGTCTCTGCTGGTGTTGCCTTGGGCTTTGGCATTGGTGCATGTGGATCATCTGTTTGATATCTATCTCGCAGTCCCTTTGAGTACGATGTATGCTCCGATTCTGTTTGGTGCAGGATGGGGTATTGCTCAAATTCTGTTTGGCATCTGCATACTGCGGTTAGGCATGGGGGTTGGCTATGCGGTGATTGTAGGGCTTGGCGCGGTACTGGGAACGTTAGTTCCGTTGTGGATGGGGCAGAGAAAACTCGTTTCGGGTACCGCGCTTGCAGAGATATTTGCAGGCGTCGTCGTGATGGTACTTGGAATAGTGTTGACGGCCTGGGGTGGGCAATTGCGTGAATACGGTAGCCGCAATGGAGAAAACGATCTACCGCGACAGCAAGGATATGCAACTGCCGTCCTGCTGGCAGTTCTATGCGGACTTCTGGCGCCGATGTTAAATTACGCATTCGCATTTGGACAGGGATTGGCTACGGCTGCTGTGAGAGTTGGAAACACACCTGTCTCCGCGGCCTACGCTGTGTGGCCTATCGCACTGTTAGGCGGACTCGTTCCAAATGTTGGATATAGCTTGTATCTGTTGCGTAGGAATAAAAGCTGGAAGGGGTTTACGAGTGATTCATCGGATGTATGGTGGGCAACCTTAATGGCGATATTGTGGATGGGAGCCTTTGCACTTTATGGTGTAAGTTCTGTTTATCTTGGAGCGCTTGGAACCTCGATCGGCTGGGGGCTATTTCAGATATTCATGATCTTGACGGCAACAATCTCCGGCCTGCTGGCAGCCGAATGGAAAGGTGCTTCACGTACATCGGTGACATTGTTAGGAGCGGGAACGGCAGCGCTAATTGGAGCAACCGTGTTGCTTTCGATGGGAGGGCGCTAG
- a CDS encoding enolase C-terminal domain-like protein: MHTSPEYCLAVTLLGSTETGMCGTGFALTLGEGNRLVCEAIELLAQPLRGRPIEDLMAEFGDVSRQMADNPMLRWLGPHKGVVHLALASITNACFDLWAKSRGVPLWKLLLDLQPEEVVRLLDLSYLDELLDEQQAIAILREQKETRSQRADILRTGYPGYDTSVGWMAYDDAKVRELTAAAIGRGFSAFKLKVGSRDHARDLRRAAMLRECAGDSGTIMFDANQQWTLPIARSMCAELVKLRPLWIEEPTHPDDVMAHVALAREIAPVKVATGEHIPNRVVFKNFIQTGAAFFLQADCTRLAGVSEFITVSLLAKKFNLPIVPHVGDMGQIHQHLVLFNHVAIGHDALFLEYIPHLRNHMVHPAMVEGGFYRTPQEPGASSDLKELSQRKCG; this comes from the coding sequence GTGCATACGTCGCCTGAGTATTGTTTGGCGGTGACGCTGCTCGGTTCGACAGAGACCGGCATGTGCGGTACAGGGTTTGCCTTAACTCTTGGTGAAGGAAATCGCTTGGTTTGCGAGGCGATTGAACTACTCGCACAGCCATTGCGGGGACGCCCGATTGAAGACTTGATGGCAGAATTCGGAGATGTGTCGCGGCAGATGGCAGATAATCCGATGTTGCGATGGCTGGGGCCACACAAGGGTGTAGTGCATCTGGCACTGGCCTCTATTACCAATGCGTGCTTCGATCTTTGGGCAAAGAGCAGAGGTGTACCCCTGTGGAAGCTTCTGCTGGATCTTCAGCCGGAAGAAGTAGTGCGATTACTTGACCTGAGTTATCTGGATGAGCTGCTGGACGAGCAACAGGCTATAGCGATATTGCGAGAGCAGAAAGAGACGCGCTCTCAGCGTGCGGATATTCTGCGTACGGGATATCCGGGCTATGACACCTCGGTTGGATGGATGGCATATGACGATGCGAAGGTGCGAGAGCTGACGGCGGCAGCAATAGGCCGGGGATTCAGCGCATTCAAACTAAAGGTGGGGTCTCGTGATCATGCGCGAGATCTGCGACGTGCGGCAATGTTGCGTGAATGCGCAGGCGATTCCGGAACGATCATGTTTGACGCGAACCAGCAATGGACGCTGCCAATCGCGCGCAGCATGTGTGCTGAGTTGGTTAAGCTAAGGCCTCTCTGGATTGAAGAGCCGACACATCCGGATGACGTGATGGCCCACGTAGCACTGGCGCGGGAGATCGCTCCGGTGAAGGTAGCGACGGGAGAGCATATCCCGAACCGTGTCGTGTTCAAGAACTTTATCCAAACCGGAGCAGCGTTTTTCTTGCAGGCGGATTGCACGAGGTTGGCGGGAGTAAGCGAGTTTATAACAGTGAGTCTGCTTGCCAAGAAGTTCAATCTTCCAATAGTGCCCCATGTTGGCGATATGGGGCAGATTCATCAACACCTTGTGCTTTTCAATCACGTAGCAATAGGACACGATGCTCTGTTTCTGGAATACATTCCACACCTGCGAAACCACATGGTGCATCCGGCGATGGTTGAGGGAGGATTCTACCGCACACCGCAAGAGCCGGGGGCATCGAGTGATCTGAAGGAATTATCGCAACGGAAGTGCGGATGA
- a CDS encoding GntR family transcriptional regulator has protein sequence MSNNTVTKRMAKQVVQRNEPLVKHALAERLREEIVSGTLKPGSRIVEGTWGRTFGVAQGSIREAINILAQEGFVAKASGRSARVVSLSEDDVLRLYELRGALEGLAGRLAAERKVDTGDLQEAVDRMRRATKRGNAPELLDADLAFHLELCRLSQNSFLLEHARRILLPFFAFVRIRVVASGQGTGPWNHELEVHQRIHDLILEGEGRVVEQYIQQVMTRFAATAYDQWEKKALLGKRSKRQQ, from the coding sequence ATGTCAAACAATACCGTAACAAAGCGAATGGCGAAACAAGTTGTTCAACGTAATGAACCATTGGTGAAGCACGCGTTGGCAGAGCGCCTGCGGGAAGAGATTGTTAGTGGCACGCTCAAGCCAGGCTCGCGGATCGTGGAAGGGACGTGGGGGCGAACGTTTGGTGTTGCGCAGGGCTCGATTCGAGAAGCGATCAATATTTTGGCGCAGGAAGGTTTTGTTGCGAAGGCTTCAGGAAGAAGCGCTCGCGTGGTGAGTTTGAGTGAAGATGACGTGCTTCGCCTGTATGAGTTGCGTGGCGCACTGGAAGGACTCGCAGGACGTCTGGCGGCAGAACGCAAGGTCGATACAGGAGATTTGCAGGAAGCGGTGGACAGGATGCGGCGCGCAACGAAGCGCGGTAATGCGCCGGAGTTACTGGATGCCGATCTGGCATTTCATCTGGAACTTTGCCGGCTTTCGCAAAATTCTTTTTTGCTGGAGCATGCACGAAGGATTCTGTTGCCGTTTTTTGCGTTCGTGCGGATACGTGTTGTTGCAAGCGGACAAGGAACCGGTCCTTGGAACCATGAGCTTGAGGTACATCAACGAATACACGATCTAATACTGGAAGGCGAAGGGCGCGTGGTAGAGCAGTACATCCAGCAGGTGATGACAAGGTTCGCAGCTACGGCTTATGACCAGTGGGAGAAAAAGGCTCTATTGGGCAAGCGTAGTAAGCGCCAACAGTAA
- a CDS encoding L-rhamnose mutarotase: MQRYAQIIYLRPEAEAAYKKYHQSVWPDVLSKITECNIRNYSIFLRNNILFGYFEYIGNDFVADMAKMAADPKTQEWWAIMSPMQKPLDNRAEGEWWASMKEVFHLD; the protein is encoded by the coding sequence ATGCAACGCTACGCTCAAATCATCTATCTACGCCCCGAGGCAGAAGCCGCCTACAAGAAGTATCACCAGTCTGTTTGGCCCGACGTTCTCAGCAAGATCACCGAATGCAATATCCGAAATTACTCCATCTTTCTTCGCAACAACATTCTCTTTGGCTACTTCGAATACATCGGCAACGATTTCGTCGCGGACATGGCAAAGATGGCTGCCGATCCCAAGACGCAGGAGTGGTGGGCCATTATGAGTCCGATGCAAAAACCACTCGATAACCGCGCTGAGGGTGAGTGGTGGGCCTCCATGAAAGAAGTCTTCCATCTGGATTAA
- a CDS encoding alpha-L-fucosidase, whose protein sequence is MSAHNLSRRRLLQAGIATASLPLLRRFTFGENLEEDRTAWFREAKFGMFIHWGPYSLASVEASWPIMQPGKWNITEAEYVALYKRFNPTKYDPDHFIDLARAAGQKYMVFTTKHHDGFCMFDSSYTDYKITNTPYGKDIVKQLADACTRRDMQLGFYYSPPDMHHPGFRDTSKPVRENWHGQPERPEWSSYLDYMQLQLSELLTRYGVVKDIWFDGLNNQEKYDGQRFLDLIHKLQPPTLVNDRIGVPGDYVTPEQFIPKAIPTKDVRIQGIDTSVQKKLHTGIPSAADFQLWETCMTINNTWAYNANDHDYKSSHDLIRGLVEVASRGGNFLLNVGPQPDGMIQPEFQERLRAIGDWITVNGDAIYGTTYGPIQGEQAYRTTTKENNIYIHVLDWPATGLQLSEVKPKVLSARLLANNQPLTFQQTENGLQISLPQQAPDKNVSVIALRTL, encoded by the coding sequence ATGAGCGCTCACAATCTTTCCCGTCGCCGACTTCTGCAAGCAGGCATCGCTACTGCTTCCCTTCCTCTTCTCCGTCGATTCACCTTTGGCGAAAACCTGGAAGAAGATCGCACCGCATGGTTTCGCGAAGCGAAATTTGGAATGTTCATTCATTGGGGTCCGTATTCTCTTGCCAGCGTTGAAGCCTCATGGCCGATCATGCAACCCGGTAAATGGAACATCACAGAGGCTGAGTATGTTGCTCTGTACAAGCGCTTCAATCCCACGAAATACGATCCCGATCACTTCATCGATCTCGCACGTGCTGCTGGACAGAAGTACATGGTCTTCACCACCAAGCATCATGACGGCTTCTGCATGTTCGATTCGTCGTATACCGATTACAAAATTACAAATACGCCGTACGGCAAAGATATCGTCAAGCAGCTTGCTGATGCCTGCACACGACGCGACATGCAACTTGGCTTCTACTATTCACCACCCGATATGCATCACCCTGGCTTCCGCGACACATCAAAGCCAGTTCGCGAAAACTGGCATGGACAGCCTGAGCGACCTGAATGGTCGTCATATCTCGACTACATGCAGCTACAGCTCAGCGAGCTGCTCACTCGTTATGGCGTTGTAAAAGATATCTGGTTCGATGGCTTGAACAATCAGGAGAAGTACGATGGTCAGCGCTTCCTTGATCTCATCCACAAGCTGCAACCGCCAACGTTAGTCAACGACCGCATCGGCGTCCCTGGAGACTACGTTACCCCCGAACAGTTCATCCCCAAAGCTATTCCGACCAAAGATGTTCGCATTCAGGGAATAGACACCAGCGTTCAGAAAAAACTTCATACCGGCATACCCTCTGCAGCAGACTTTCAGCTATGGGAGACCTGTATGACCATCAACAACACCTGGGCATACAACGCCAACGATCATGATTACAAATCCTCACACGATCTCATTCGCGGCCTGGTCGAGGTTGCAAGTCGGGGAGGCAACTTCCTTCTCAACGTAGGGCCTCAGCCCGATGGCATGATTCAACCTGAGTTTCAAGAGCGCCTGCGAGCCATCGGCGATTGGATCACCGTCAACGGCGACGCCATCTACGGCACAACCTACGGACCTATTCAGGGAGAACAGGCATACCGCACCACAACGAAAGAAAACAACATCTATATACACGTCCTGGATTGGCCTGCCACTGGATTACAACTGAGCGAAGTCAAACCCAAGGTGCTATCTGCACGCCTATTGGCGAACAATCAGCCGCTAACCTTCCAGCAGACTGAGAACGGCTTGCAGATTTCTCTGCCGCAACAAGCTCCCGATAAAAATGTCAGTGTCATCGCTCTAAGAACGCTTTGA